A window of Corallococcus macrosporus DSM 14697 contains these coding sequences:
- a CDS encoding ABC transporter permease, whose amino-acid sequence MSQLLQDVRLSLRRMRREAAFTLVIITTLALAIGATTAVFSAVYQVLLRPLPYQAPEQLVTLYQSTPQRERLGVSLKSLQAWRERAFSFQGLEGLSIRDITLAADGELERVRAGRATAGLFSLLGVRPLLGQDFRADLDGTGLILSHALWQRRFGGRPDVVGQTVMVDEQLHTVVGVLPPGFRFAPDVEAWKPLALSAEESAGGVWLRVVGRLRDGVSAEQARTELSALGAALVREPDFAEEPSGVRLLPLHTQVVEGSQERLWLLAGVVGLVLLVACANVANLLLARASAREREVSVRAALGAGRGRLVRQFLVESGMLALVGGAAGLVLAMWGVDLLRALMPPQFVGAEGLHLEPHLLAIALVLSVLTSLLFGLIPALRVSRADARGALGGLRGGAGATRREGGRVVLVVAQVALALIPLVGAGLMLRTLHALSAVPLGFNPQGVTVVDLSLPSTKYRGEAAQRALFSTLLERVRELPGVTSAGMSSTVPLWGRNGLAPVLLPGEPESTADTRELVMFRTTSDGYFNTLGIPLMDGRAIETWDGPGTAPVVVVNETFARRYFPGRSAVGQRVRLMLDGETFREIVGVVGDVQHNSLEAPPAPEAFVPMGQLWGLHMLLTVRATQDSAALAPVLREQLRAVAPALPSASVRSLASVVDASLGHTKVLSSLLVALAVLGLVLAGVGLYGVLSYSVSQRTRELGIRIALGATEQQLVWRVVGQGLRMAAAGVALGLCGAAVLARGLSSVLYGVSAFDVVTFAAVPALLAGVALLASWLPARRVTRVPPHEALRSDG is encoded by the coding sequence ATGTCCCAGCTCCTTCAGGACGTTCGCCTGTCCCTGCGTCGCATGCGGCGCGAGGCCGCCTTCACGCTGGTCATCATCACCACGCTGGCGCTGGCCATTGGCGCCACCACCGCCGTCTTCAGCGCGGTGTACCAGGTGCTGCTGCGGCCGTTGCCGTACCAGGCGCCGGAGCAGCTGGTGACGCTGTATCAGTCAACGCCTCAGCGCGAGCGGCTGGGCGTGTCGCTGAAGTCGCTCCAGGCCTGGCGTGAGCGCGCATTCTCGTTCCAGGGGCTGGAGGGCCTGTCGATTCGCGACATCACCCTGGCGGCGGACGGCGAGCTGGAGCGGGTGCGCGCGGGCCGGGCGACGGCGGGCTTGTTCTCGCTCCTGGGCGTGCGGCCGTTGCTGGGCCAGGACTTCCGCGCGGACCTGGACGGCACCGGGCTGATCCTGTCGCATGCGCTGTGGCAGCGGCGCTTCGGGGGACGCCCGGACGTGGTGGGGCAGACGGTGATGGTCGACGAGCAGCTCCACACGGTGGTGGGCGTGCTGCCGCCGGGCTTCCGCTTCGCGCCGGACGTGGAGGCGTGGAAGCCGCTGGCCCTGTCCGCGGAGGAGTCGGCTGGCGGGGTGTGGCTGCGCGTGGTGGGGCGGCTGCGCGACGGCGTGTCGGCGGAGCAGGCGCGCACGGAGCTGTCCGCGCTGGGGGCGGCGCTGGTGCGCGAGCCGGACTTCGCGGAGGAGCCCTCCGGGGTGCGGCTGCTGCCCCTTCACACCCAGGTGGTGGAGGGCTCCCAGGAGCGGCTGTGGCTCCTGGCGGGGGTGGTGGGCCTGGTGTTGCTGGTGGCTTGCGCCAACGTGGCCAACCTGTTGTTGGCCCGGGCCTCGGCGCGCGAGCGCGAGGTGTCCGTACGCGCCGCCCTGGGCGCGGGCCGTGGGCGGCTGGTTCGGCAGTTCCTGGTGGAGAGCGGGATGTTGGCGCTCGTGGGTGGCGCCGCCGGGCTGGTCCTGGCGATGTGGGGCGTGGACCTGCTGCGCGCGCTCATGCCGCCGCAGTTCGTGGGGGCCGAAGGGCTGCACCTGGAGCCGCACCTGCTGGCCATCGCGCTGGTCCTCTCCGTGCTGACCAGTCTGCTCTTCGGCCTGATCCCCGCGCTGCGTGTGTCCCGCGCGGACGCCCGGGGCGCGTTGGGCGGGCTTCGTGGGGGCGCGGGGGCCACGCGGCGCGAAGGGGGGCGGGTGGTGCTGGTGGTCGCGCAGGTGGCCCTGGCGCTGATTCCGCTGGTGGGCGCGGGCCTCATGCTGCGGACGCTCCATGCGTTGAGCGCCGTGCCGCTGGGCTTCAATCCCCAGGGCGTCACGGTGGTGGACCTGTCCCTGCCTTCAACGAAGTACCGGGGCGAGGCTGCCCAACGCGCCCTCTTCTCCACCTTGCTCGAGCGGGTGCGGGAGCTGCCGGGGGTGACGTCCGCGGGCATGTCCAGCACGGTGCCGCTGTGGGGGCGCAATGGCCTGGCGCCGGTGCTGCTGCCGGGCGAGCCGGAGTCGACGGCGGACACCCGGGAGCTGGTCATGTTCCGCACCACCAGCGACGGCTACTTCAACACCCTGGGCATTCCGCTGATGGACGGGCGCGCCATCGAGACCTGGGATGGCCCGGGCACCGCGCCGGTGGTGGTGGTGAACGAGACGTTCGCCCGGCGCTACTTCCCGGGACGCAGCGCGGTCGGTCAGCGCGTGCGCCTGATGCTCGACGGTGAGACCTTCCGCGAAATCGTGGGCGTGGTCGGGGATGTCCAGCACAACAGCCTGGAGGCGCCCCCGGCCCCGGAGGCCTTCGTGCCCATGGGACAGCTCTGGGGGCTGCACATGCTGCTCACGGTGCGTGCCACGCAGGACAGCGCGGCGCTGGCTCCGGTGCTGCGGGAGCAGCTTCGCGCGGTGGCTCCCGCGCTGCCGAGCGCGTCGGTGCGCTCCCTGGCCTCGGTGGTGGACGCCAGCCTGGGCCACACGAAGGTGCTGAGTTCGTTGCTGGTGGCGCTGGCGGTGCTGGGGCTGGTGCTCGCCGGTGTCGGGCTCTATGGCGTGCTGTCCTATTCGGTGAGCCAACGGACGCGTGAGCTGGGCATTCGCATCGCCCTGGGCGCGACCGAGCAACAACTGGTGTGGCGGGTGGTGGGGCAGGGGCTCCGGATGGCCGCGGCCGGTGTCGCCCTGGGCCTTTGCGGCGCCGCCGTGCTCGCGCGCGGCCTGTCCAGCGTCCTGTATGGCGTGAGTGCGTTCGACGTCGTCACCTTCGCGGCCGTGCCCGCGTTGCTCGCCGGGGTGGCGCTGCTGGCGAGCTGGTTGCCCGCGCGCCGCGTCACCCGGGTGCCGCCACACGAGGCGCTGCGCTCGGACGGCTGA
- the dhbC gene encoding isochorismate synthase DhbC, which produces MGPQTLAAQLLESYEAGSSFFFATPRRTLLARGTFATVPHLGGADALARLPERVTAVLNEARQADHDIPVAVGAVPFDGSVPAQLVVPLTLQRAGPLEFAQDVPVQRPLTASYTVQPVPEPAAYLNGVAQALKLMQRGPLQKVVLSRSLHLNAAAPIDLRKLLRNLAQRNPSGYTFAADLPAMEGTPGAGPRTLIGASPELLVSRSGFQVVANPLAGSAARSPDPLEDQERAAALLKSPKDLHEHAVVIDAVAEALRPYCKTLNVPAGPSLVNTATMWHLSSRITGELADPSISSLTLAAAMHPTPAVCGYPTRLAHEAIGSIEPFERGYYTGTVGWCDATGDGQWAVTIRCAEASERSLRLFAGAGIVVGSTPESELAETEAKFRTMLHAMGLGQSAGVQS; this is translated from the coding sequence ATGGGACCGCAGACACTCGCCGCGCAGTTGCTGGAGAGCTACGAGGCCGGCTCTTCGTTCTTCTTCGCCACGCCCCGCCGCACGCTGCTGGCGCGCGGCACCTTCGCCACCGTGCCGCACCTGGGCGGCGCGGATGCCCTGGCGCGGCTCCCCGAGCGCGTGACGGCGGTGCTGAACGAGGCCCGCCAGGCGGACCACGACATCCCGGTGGCCGTGGGCGCGGTGCCGTTCGACGGCTCGGTGCCCGCGCAGCTCGTGGTGCCCCTGACGCTCCAGCGCGCCGGGCCCTTGGAGTTCGCCCAGGACGTGCCAGTGCAGCGGCCGCTCACCGCCAGCTACACGGTGCAGCCGGTGCCGGAGCCCGCCGCGTACCTGAACGGCGTCGCGCAGGCGCTGAAGCTGATGCAGCGCGGCCCGCTCCAGAAGGTGGTGCTGTCGCGCTCGCTGCACCTGAACGCCGCCGCGCCCATCGACCTGCGCAAGCTGCTGCGCAACCTCGCCCAGCGCAACCCGTCCGGCTACACCTTCGCCGCCGACCTCCCGGCGATGGAGGGGACGCCGGGCGCGGGCCCGCGCACGCTCATCGGCGCCAGCCCGGAGCTGCTCGTGTCCCGCTCCGGCTTCCAGGTGGTGGCCAATCCCCTGGCGGGCTCCGCGGCCCGCAGCCCCGACCCGTTGGAGGACCAGGAGCGCGCCGCCGCGCTGCTGAAGTCCCCCAAGGACCTGCACGAGCACGCGGTCGTCATTGACGCCGTCGCGGAGGCGCTGCGGCCCTACTGCAAGACGCTGAACGTGCCCGCCGGCCCGTCGCTCGTGAACACGGCCACCATGTGGCACCTGTCCAGCCGCATCACCGGCGAGCTGGCCGACCCGTCCATCTCCTCGCTGACGCTGGCGGCGGCCATGCACCCGACGCCCGCGGTGTGCGGCTACCCCACCCGCCTGGCGCACGAGGCCATCGGCTCCATCGAGCCCTTCGAGCGCGGCTACTACACCGGCACGGTGGGCTGGTGCGACGCCACGGGTGACGGCCAGTGGGCGGTGACCATCCGCTGCGCGGAGGCCAGCGAGCGCAGCCTGCGCCTGTTCGCGGGCGCCGGCATCGTCGTGGGCTCCACGCCCGAGTCCGAGCTGGCGGAGACCGAGGCCAAGTTCCGCACCATGCTCCACGCCATGGGCCTGGGCCAGAGCGCCGGGGTGCAGTCGTGA
- a CDS encoding 2,3-dihydro-2,3-dihydroxybenzoate dehydrogenase encodes MGTPTRVALVTGAAQGIGAAVARALAGEALIAAVDTNAEGLGTLVTELREQHHHAVGYPVSVSDVAAVDAVVERIEQELGPIEVLANVAGVLRTGPVLSYSDEDWAFTFSVNTLGVFQVSRAVARRMVPRRRGVIVTVGSNAAAVPRTQMAAYAASKAASSMFTKCLGLELAPHGIRCNVVSPGSTDTAMQRALWADDSGAQAVIAGSPESYRLGIPLQRIASPEDIANAVRFLVSDAARHITLHDLRVDGGATLDA; translated from the coding sequence ATGGGAACGCCCACCCGGGTGGCACTCGTCACAGGTGCCGCACAAGGTATTGGCGCGGCAGTGGCGCGTGCGCTCGCGGGCGAAGCCCTCATCGCCGCGGTCGACACGAACGCGGAGGGCCTGGGCACCCTGGTCACCGAGCTTCGTGAGCAGCACCACCACGCGGTGGGCTACCCGGTCAGCGTGAGTGACGTCGCCGCGGTGGACGCAGTGGTGGAGCGCATCGAGCAGGAGCTGGGGCCCATCGAGGTGCTGGCCAACGTGGCCGGCGTCCTGCGCACGGGCCCCGTCCTGTCCTACAGCGACGAGGACTGGGCCTTCACCTTCTCCGTCAACACCCTGGGCGTGTTCCAGGTGTCCCGTGCCGTGGCCCGCCGCATGGTGCCCCGTCGCCGTGGCGTCATCGTCACCGTGGGCTCCAACGCCGCCGCCGTGCCCCGCACGCAGATGGCCGCCTACGCCGCGTCCAAGGCCGCCTCCAGCATGTTCACCAAGTGCCTGGGCCTGGAGCTGGCCCCACACGGCATCCGCTGCAACGTCGTGTCACCGGGCTCCACCGACACCGCCATGCAGCGCGCGCTCTGGGCGGATGACTCCGGCGCGCAGGCCGTCATCGCCGGCTCGCCCGAGTCCTACCGGCTGGGCATCCCCCTGCAACGCATCGCCTCCCCCGAGGACATCGCCAACGCGGTGCGGTTCCTCGTCTCGGACGCGGCACGCCACATCACCCTGCACGACCTCCGCGTCGACGGCGGCGCGACGCTCGACGCCTAG
- a CDS encoding (2,3-dihydroxybenzoyl)adenylate synthase: MTSTTLPGCPTWPEDYAARYRAAGYWRGETFGQLLHERARSHGERTALVAGERRLTYAALDARVSQLAAGFHALGIQAKDRVVVQLPNVAEFFEVIFALFRLGALPVFALPAHRASEIGYFCAFTEAVAYVIADKQAGFDYRALAEQVRANCPTLKHVIVAGDAGAFTPLSSLFAAPTELPPGPAPSDVAFFQLSGGSTGVPKLIPRTHDDYIYSLRGSVDICQVDEDSVYLCALPAAHNFPLSSPGVLGTFYAGGTAVLAPNPSPDTVFPLIERERVTLTAVVPPLAMVWMDAAKARRHQLASLKVLQVGGARLSDEAARRVKPTLGCTLQQVFGMAEGLVNYTRLDDPEDLIVSTQGRPISPDDEIRVVDEDGEDVAPGETGQLLTRGPYTIRGYYKAEAHNAKSFTVDGFYHTGDVVRLTPQGNLVVEGRAKDQINRGGDKVAAEEVENHLLAHPDVHDAAVVAVPDAFLGERTCAFVIARGTPPAPKVLTAFLRQRGLAAFKIPDRVEFVETFPKTGVGKVSKKALRDVLANAPSSPPVSRATR; encoded by the coding sequence GTGACGTCCACCACCCTCCCAGGCTGCCCCACCTGGCCGGAGGACTACGCCGCCCGCTACCGCGCCGCTGGCTACTGGCGCGGGGAGACGTTCGGTCAGCTCCTGCACGAGCGCGCGCGAAGCCACGGCGAGCGGACCGCGCTGGTGGCCGGCGAGCGCCGCCTCACCTACGCGGCGCTGGACGCCCGCGTCAGCCAGCTCGCCGCCGGCTTCCACGCGCTGGGCATCCAGGCGAAGGACCGCGTCGTGGTGCAGCTCCCCAACGTGGCGGAGTTCTTCGAGGTCATCTTCGCCCTCTTCCGGCTGGGCGCGCTGCCGGTGTTCGCGCTGCCCGCGCACCGCGCGTCGGAGATTGGCTACTTCTGCGCCTTCACCGAAGCGGTGGCCTACGTCATCGCGGACAAGCAGGCCGGCTTCGACTACCGCGCGCTGGCCGAGCAGGTGCGCGCCAACTGCCCCACGCTGAAGCACGTCATCGTCGCCGGAGACGCGGGCGCCTTCACGCCGCTGAGCAGCCTGTTCGCCGCGCCCACCGAGCTGCCGCCGGGGCCCGCCCCCAGCGACGTGGCCTTCTTCCAGCTCTCCGGCGGGAGCACGGGCGTGCCCAAGCTCATCCCGCGCACGCACGACGACTACATCTACAGCCTGCGCGGCAGCGTGGACATCTGCCAGGTCGACGAGGACAGCGTGTACCTGTGCGCGCTGCCCGCGGCGCACAACTTCCCGCTCAGCTCGCCGGGGGTGCTCGGCACCTTCTACGCGGGGGGCACGGCGGTGCTGGCGCCCAACCCCAGCCCGGACACGGTGTTCCCGCTCATCGAGCGCGAGCGCGTCACCCTCACCGCGGTGGTGCCGCCGCTGGCCATGGTGTGGATGGACGCGGCCAAGGCGCGCCGGCACCAGCTCGCCAGCCTGAAGGTGCTCCAGGTCGGTGGCGCCCGACTCAGCGACGAGGCGGCCCGGCGCGTGAAGCCGACGCTGGGCTGCACGCTACAGCAGGTGTTCGGCATGGCCGAGGGCCTGGTCAACTACACGCGCCTGGACGACCCCGAGGACCTCATCGTCAGCACCCAGGGCCGCCCCATCTCCCCGGACGATGAAATCCGGGTGGTGGACGAGGACGGCGAGGACGTGGCGCCAGGCGAGACGGGCCAGCTCCTCACGCGCGGCCCCTACACCATCCGCGGCTACTACAAGGCGGAGGCCCACAACGCGAAGTCCTTCACCGTGGACGGCTTCTATCACACCGGTGACGTGGTCCGCCTGACGCCCCAGGGCAACCTGGTGGTGGAGGGCCGCGCCAAGGATCAGATCAACCGGGGCGGCGACAAGGTCGCGGCCGAGGAGGTGGAGAACCACCTGCTGGCCCACCCCGACGTGCACGACGCCGCGGTGGTCGCCGTGCCGGATGCGTTCCTGGGCGAGCGCACCTGCGCCTTCGTCATCGCGCGAGGCACGCCGCCCGCGCCCAAGGTCCTCACGGCCTTCCTGCGCCAGCGCGGCCTGGCCGCTTTCAAGATCCCCGACCGCGTCGAGTTCGTCGAGACGTTCCCGAAGACGGGCGTCGGCAAGGTCAGCAAGAAGGCGCTGCGCGACGTGCTCGCCAACGCCCCCTCCTCCCCCCCGGTTTCGCGCGCCACGCGCTGA
- a CDS encoding DUF4082 domain-containing protein: MTPSKPRPSRVSRQPCAPALALLATVLLTLPTAARAQPTFTLFPPSSTPAVPSVTNDFAPVELGVKFQSDIEGDILGIRFYKGAANTGTHVGSLWSEAGGRLAFATFTGETASGWQEVMFSTPVRISANTTYVASYHAPGGAYGFTSAGLASAVDAPPLHALAGATSGGNGVFTYGAAGSFPSTSFGDSNYWVDVVFRPAEPVTLWPATATPAVASVTNDTAPVELGVKFKTNVSGNVLGVRFYKGAANTGTHVGSLWSANGQRLAFATFTSETATGWQEVTFSTPVAIAANTTYVASYHAPVGAYAFDTGGLASGQDTPPLFALPGSTSGGNGVFSYGAAGSFPVNSFGNSNYWVDVVFQATGAVPPTQPPGNSFRIFAPTATPGTPTTPDTAAIEVGVKFRADVDGQVTGVRFYKGSGNSGTHVGNLWSATGQPLATATFTNETAVGWQEVTFSSPVDITAGTTYVASYFAPLGGYSFDSNGLAAGVDAPPLHALPGTTSGGNGVFAYASTSTFPNGSHQDSNYWVDVVFEPYGPPPRPGVHGAGPVLVATAPGNPFTDYLREILEAEGIAAFASTDAGNLGVSVSLNDYKVLVLGEQTLSAAQVTLITNWVTAGGSLIALRPAANLQSLLGLNASQGTQANGYIGVDDTQAPGAGITAETMQYHGLADKRTVATGTRTVATLYSDATTPTTFTAISQRIVGSGTATAFMYDLAKSVIYTRQGNPDWQGQNRDGSSIGPGARANDMFYGNAAFDPQPDWVNLAKVQIPQADEQQRLLANVLHQTSPTPLPRLWYFPSAHKAVVVMTGDGHPGGATTQRLDQYLADSPAGCSVDDWECIRGTIYDYVGGLSATQANTYVAQGFEYALHINTGCADYTANTLDPNFFTPQLASFAAAFPAVPAPVTNRTHCIAFSDWSTQPKVSRVHGIRMDTNYYYWPDYWVQDRPGLFTGSGLAMRFADLDGTPLDVYQLATQMTDESGQSYPLHIDTLLDNALGTKGYYGAFTANMHVDSQPSAGSTGSAAIIASAKRESVPVITAKQLLEWLDAREATQVSTVAFTGTVLTFDLTSPARNLSLMVPTRTTTGRTLQSVTRAGSPVTTVTRTIKGVDFAFVDAALAGTYTATYN, from the coding sequence ATGACACCCTCGAAGCCACGACCCAGCCGGGTCTCGCGTCAGCCCTGCGCCCCCGCGCTGGCGCTGCTCGCGACCGTCCTGCTCACGCTCCCCACCGCCGCGCGAGCCCAGCCGACGTTCACGCTGTTCCCGCCCAGCTCCACCCCGGCCGTCCCCTCCGTCACCAATGACTTCGCCCCGGTGGAATTGGGCGTGAAGTTCCAGTCCGACATCGAGGGAGACATCCTCGGCATCCGCTTCTACAAGGGCGCCGCCAACACCGGCACCCACGTGGGAAGTCTCTGGAGCGAGGCGGGCGGGCGCCTCGCCTTCGCCACCTTCACAGGAGAGACAGCCTCCGGTTGGCAGGAGGTGATGTTCTCCACGCCCGTGCGCATCAGCGCCAACACCACCTACGTCGCCTCGTACCACGCGCCTGGCGGCGCCTACGGCTTCACCAGCGCGGGCCTGGCCTCGGCCGTGGACGCCCCGCCCCTGCACGCGCTCGCGGGCGCCACCAGCGGCGGCAACGGCGTCTTCACCTACGGCGCCGCGGGCTCCTTCCCGAGCACCAGCTTCGGCGACTCCAACTACTGGGTGGACGTCGTCTTCCGCCCGGCCGAGCCCGTCACCCTGTGGCCCGCCACCGCCACGCCCGCCGTCGCCTCCGTCACCAATGACACCGCCCCCGTGGAGCTGGGCGTGAAGTTCAAGACGAACGTGAGCGGCAACGTGCTGGGCGTGCGCTTCTACAAGGGCGCCGCCAACACCGGCACCCACGTGGGCAGCCTCTGGAGCGCCAACGGGCAGCGCCTGGCCTTCGCCACCTTCACCTCGGAGACGGCCACCGGCTGGCAGGAGGTGACGTTCTCCACCCCGGTCGCCATCGCCGCCAACACCACCTACGTCGCCTCGTACCACGCCCCCGTTGGCGCGTACGCCTTCGACACCGGGGGCCTCGCCAGTGGCCAGGACACCCCGCCCCTCTTCGCGCTGCCCGGCAGCACCAGCGGCGGCAACGGCGTGTTCTCCTACGGCGCCGCAGGCTCCTTCCCCGTCAACAGCTTCGGCAACTCCAATTATTGGGTGGACGTCGTCTTCCAGGCCACCGGCGCGGTGCCCCCCACGCAGCCCCCGGGCAACAGCTTCCGCATCTTCGCCCCCACCGCCACGCCCGGCACCCCCACCACCCCGGACACCGCCGCCATCGAAGTGGGCGTGAAGTTCCGCGCGGACGTGGACGGACAGGTGACGGGCGTGCGCTTCTACAAGGGCAGCGGCAACAGCGGCACCCACGTTGGCAACCTGTGGAGCGCCACGGGCCAGCCGCTCGCCACCGCCACCTTCACCAACGAGACGGCCGTCGGCTGGCAGGAGGTGACGTTCTCCTCCCCCGTCGACATCACCGCAGGCACCACCTACGTGGCGTCTTACTTCGCGCCGCTCGGCGGCTACTCGTTCGACAGCAACGGCCTGGCCGCCGGAGTTGACGCCCCTCCGCTGCACGCCCTGCCCGGCACCACCAGCGGCGGCAACGGTGTCTTCGCCTATGCCTCCACGTCCACGTTCCCCAACGGCAGCCACCAGGACTCCAACTACTGGGTGGACGTCGTCTTCGAGCCCTACGGACCGCCGCCCCGCCCGGGCGTCCACGGCGCGGGCCCCGTGCTGGTGGCCACCGCTCCCGGCAACCCCTTCACCGACTACCTGCGCGAAATCCTGGAGGCCGAGGGCATCGCCGCCTTCGCCAGCACCGATGCCGGCAACCTGGGCGTCTCCGTCTCCCTCAATGACTACAAGGTGCTGGTGCTCGGCGAGCAGACGCTGAGCGCGGCCCAGGTGACGCTCATCACCAACTGGGTCACCGCCGGCGGCAGCCTCATCGCGCTGCGGCCCGCGGCGAACCTCCAGTCGCTGCTCGGGCTCAACGCCTCTCAGGGCACGCAGGCCAATGGCTACATCGGGGTCGACGACACCCAGGCCCCGGGCGCGGGCATCACCGCGGAGACGATGCAGTACCACGGGCTCGCGGACAAGCGCACCGTCGCCACCGGCACGCGCACCGTCGCCACGCTCTACTCGGACGCCACCACCCCGACGACGTTCACCGCCATCAGCCAGCGCATCGTGGGCAGCGGCACCGCCACCGCCTTCATGTATGACCTGGCGAAGTCCGTCATCTACACGCGGCAGGGCAACCCGGACTGGCAGGGCCAGAACCGGGACGGCTCCTCCATTGGCCCGGGCGCGCGCGCCAACGACATGTTCTACGGCAACGCGGCCTTCGACCCGCAGCCGGACTGGGTGAACCTGGCCAAGGTCCAGATTCCCCAGGCGGACGAGCAGCAGCGCCTGCTCGCCAACGTGCTGCACCAGACGAGCCCCACGCCGCTGCCGCGCCTCTGGTACTTCCCCAGCGCCCACAAGGCCGTCGTGGTAATGACGGGCGACGGGCACCCGGGTGGCGCCACCACCCAGCGCCTGGACCAGTACCTCGCGGACAGCCCCGCCGGCTGCAGCGTGGATGACTGGGAGTGCATCCGAGGCACCATCTACGACTACGTGGGCGGACTGAGCGCCACCCAGGCCAACACCTACGTGGCCCAGGGCTTCGAGTACGCCCTGCACATCAACACCGGCTGCGCGGACTACACGGCCAACACGCTGGACCCGAACTTCTTCACCCCGCAGCTCGCCAGCTTCGCCGCCGCGTTCCCCGCCGTCCCCGCGCCCGTCACCAACCGCACGCACTGCATCGCGTTCAGCGACTGGTCCACCCAGCCCAAGGTGTCGCGCGTGCACGGCATCCGCATGGACACCAACTACTACTACTGGCCTGATTACTGGGTGCAGGATCGCCCGGGCCTGTTCACCGGCTCCGGCCTGGCCATGCGCTTCGCGGACCTGGACGGCACGCCGCTGGACGTCTACCAGCTCGCCACGCAGATGACGGACGAGTCCGGCCAGTCCTACCCGCTGCACATCGACACGCTGCTGGACAACGCGCTGGGCACCAAGGGCTACTACGGCGCCTTCACCGCCAACATGCACGTCGACTCGCAGCCGTCGGCTGGCTCCACCGGCTCGGCCGCCATCATCGCGTCCGCCAAGCGTGAAAGCGTCCCCGTCATCACCGCGAAGCAGCTCCTGGAGTGGCTCGATGCCCGCGAGGCCACCCAGGTGTCCACCGTGGCCTTCACCGGCACGGTGCTCACCTTCGACCTCACGAGCCCCGCGCGCAACCTGTCCCTCATGGTGCCCACCCGCACCACGACGGGCCGCACGCTGCAGTCCGTCACCCGCGCGGGCTCCCCTGTGACGACGGTGACGCGCACCATCAAGGGCGTGGACTTCGCCTTCGTCGACGCCGCCCTGGCCGGCACCTACACCGCCACCTACAACTGA